One window from the genome of Hydractinia symbiolongicarpus strain clone_291-10 chromosome 1, HSymV2.1, whole genome shotgun sequence encodes:
- the LOC130643534 gene encoding uncharacterized protein LOC130643534: MYVKLVLVAKGSDAMAANNKQKLIDTDHIKNNITNTAFFSRTICADNKISSTMKCCVLILCIQIYAVVANSADRFVDNNNLQIGFGKDCYLFWRGDNGYRKNGEFRCGSKNGDPMYVKKAKNGYYYIGSDIGPLFWNGNPGNTKNAEFRKGKSPSDTFWIRKQSDGLYAIGYDDCPLYWRGDKGNVKNAEFRCGKPISDTFWIKGDGCKISKIHIIDNGNDASPDGEEIVGLTTAGSCSAGSNTLALTTTQEVTEEVGIEISRSVEHNWQVSQSVTVEASAKFLGSGGSVSATVGTSIGGSVSYGSSRSKSTSHSTSSRSSHEVSYSTPGGALIVGFVKRYTFDRSRIPAKVTVSCKGGYQFKYSTEIKLKSKTYSHAFFKSSRGTFFPGKCNENRVHCIYSDSYRSYKSLMEAGRKFSQCFENRAGKMEKQSVL; the protein is encoded by the exons ATGTATGTAAAACTCGTTTTAGTAGCGAAAGGTTCTGACGCTATGGC AgccaataacaaacaaaaacttatAGACACAGACCacataaaaaacaacattacaAACACTGCCTTCTTTTCTCGCACGATTTGCGCTGACAATAAGATTTCTTCTACG ATGAAGTGTTGTGTCCTGATACTGTGTATACAAATTTATGCGGTGGTAGCAAATAGCGCTGACCGGTTTGTTGACAACAACAACTTACAAATTGGTTTCGGTAAAGATTGTTACCTATTCTGGAGAGGAGATAATGGCTATCGAAAAAACGGGGAGTTTAGATGCGGTTCAAAAAACGGTGATCCGATGTACGTTAAGAAGGCGAAGAATGGTTATTATTACATTGGAAGCGACATTGGTCCTTTGTTTTGGAATGGAAATCCCGGAAACACAAAAAATGCAGAATTTCGCAAAGGCAAATCGCCCAGCGATACATTTTGGATACGAAAACAATCAGACGGACTATACGCAATAGGTTATGACGACTGTCCTTTATATTGGCGTGGAGATAAAGGCAACGTTAAAAATGCTGAATTTCGATGCGGAAAACCTATTTCTGACACTTTCTGGATCAAAGGTGATGGTTGCAAAATATCAAAGATACATATCATAGACAACGGGAATGATGCATCTCCCGATGGGGAAGAAATAGTTGGCCTAACGACAGCAGGAAGCTGCTCAGCTGGAAGTAATACCTTAGCATTAACGACAACACAGGAAGTTACGGAAGAAGTGGGTATAGAAATATCGAGATCCGTTGAACACAACTGGCAGGTCAGCCAAAGTGTCACTGTCGAAGCAAGTGCTAAATTTCTTGGCTCTGGTGGATCTGTGTCGGCTACGGTTGGAACTTCTATCGGAGGATCAGTAAGTTATGGTAGTTCGAGAAGTAAAAGCACTTCGCACAGTACTTCGTCTCGTTCGAGTCACGAGGTTTCTTATTCTACACCTGGTGGAGCGTTAATTGTCGGCTTCGTGAAGAGATACACGTTTGACCGATCCAGAATACCTGCAAAAGTCACTGTCTCCTGTAAAGGTGGCTATCAATTTAAATACAGCacagaaattaaattaaaatcgaAAACATATAGCCATGCGTTCTTCAAGTCCTCCAGAGGAACGTTTTTCCCTGGCAAATGTAACGAGAATCGCGTTCATTGTATCTACAGTGATTCTTACAGAAGCTACAAAAGTTTAATGGAAGCTGGAAGAAAATTTTCACAGTGTTTTGAAAACAGAGCtggaaaaatggaaaaacaaaGTGTGTTGTAA
- the LOC130633223 gene encoding uncharacterized protein LOC130633223, whose amino-acid sequence MKVLQKILFVIYLTIHVMWLLHAHPQCVEVDGIPAAGSSVSSYAMHVGNMLECVKKCFRYQMENYKRFYNGVLYHNRNCSCVANMTDITGINPDGRKACFFGRFVEDLSLTLIKRPDQHHVEVGKNFEHVFSISYTNLFDRTYQCLYRTALPNKEKRPFGLDGFSLINGNGLNLPNTGISWSNVYDKFGIQYQSSGAPREIRLLDKTRLTNNQFHYKTTFKMGDASESNDILFVAFVVNHKDDYGIYIRHAFIQQKQGNNYSRALLLKPLPSINFDHATQPIGYLNTVRNIKIVNDGNATATNYKLEFYFPPFVTLAHDEMQSLEEKCGSNFLTTDQDTNVLRIKLTQVDPAMRLCLVNIQWKANVEELRTIRGKIDYYIHGLLTYCPYQECNVSGKRAEMKEFKWGFTFFGRSKLNEHKKFRIKNVNSGRCWDVRENDLKVTTNSKCQSGFKYTKDALLIHENTGRYLYSKQTIYKQQYSYFADTTKRSQLYYLRDNHIVQYSHESSISCLMENESFIFHTVNGRRLSTHCPSWRGVMPTTVKILEGWDDYNLDVRSILKATTPLGDTVFICNPGGDKGNTYNCFFSNNNGKSWTAMDSLITNIRFYSTISESIYGTMNRGKSYFQLKLTYGELARIKPLSDVDYNSVFSQESNIHTQSFNNMALTVVKTETQFGSEVQVSSHGVYLTVNGVLKKVFAWGY is encoded by the exons ATGAAAGTCTTACAAaagattttgtttgttatttatttaacg aTACATGTGATGTGGTTACTACATGCTCATC CTCAGTGTGTTGAGGTAGATGGGATTCCCGCAGCTGGATCATCAGTATCATCATATGCTATGCATGTCGGAAACATGCTGGAGTGTGTAAAAAAGTGTTTTCGGTATCAAATGGAAAACTACAAACGATTTTACAATGGCGTTCTTTACCATAACAGAAATTGCAGTTGTGTCGCTAATATGACAGACATTACAGGGATTAATCCGGACGGAAGAAAGGCATGCTTCTTTGGACGTTTTGTCGAAG ACTTATCATTAACTTTAATTAAAAGACCTGATCAACATCATGTAGAAGTTGGTAAAAATTTTGAGCATGTTTTCAGTATCTCCTACACTAACCTCTTCGACCGAACGTACCAGTGCTTATACAGGACAGCCCTtccaaacaaagaaaaaagac cTTTCGGTTTGGATGGATTTTCGCTTATAAATGGTAACGGATTAAACCTTCCAAACACAGGAATATCATGGTCTAATGTTTATGATAAATTTGGGATACAATATCAATCTTCGGGAGCGCCACGTGAGATACGCCTGTTGGACAAAACACGTCTTACAAATAATCAGTTTCACTACAAAACAACATTTAAG ATGGGAGATGCTTCGGAAAGTAATGATATATTGTTTGTGGCGTTTGTTGTAAATCACAAAGATGATTATGGTATATACATTCGTCATGCATTCATTCAGCAGAAACAAGGAAATAACTATTCTCGCGCTTTACTACTGAAACCACTTCCGTCAATCAATTTTGATCATGCCACACAACCGATTGG ATACTTAAATACTGTGCGCAATATTAAAATTGTAAACGATGGAAATGCAACAGCAACAAATTATAAACTCGAATTTTATTTCCCGCCATTTGTCACATTGGCACATGATGAGATGCAATCCTTGGAAGAGAAATGTGgatcaaactttttaactacaGATCAAGACACAAATGTATTGCGGATTAAG cttACGCAAGTTGATCCTGCAATGCGCCTCTGTCTTGTTAACATACAGTGGAAAGCGAATGTAGAAGAACTAAGAACCATACGAGGAAAGATAGATTACTATATTCATGGTCTTCTTACTTACTGTCCTTATCAAGAATGCAATGTTAGTGGCAAACGTGCTGAAATGAAGGAATTCAAATGGGGATTTACTTTTTTCGGACGAAGCAAACTAA ATGAACACAAGAAATTTCGAATAAAAAATGTGAACAGCGGGAGATGTTGGGATGTGCGTGAGAACGATCTGAAAGTGACAACCAACAGCAAATGTCAAAGTGGATTTAAGTATACCAAGGATGCTTTGTTGATTCATGAAAACACTGGTAGATATCTCTACTCCAAGCAAACTATCTACAAGCAGCAATATAGTTATTTCGCTGATACCACTAAACGCAGTCAATTGTATTACTTACGAGACAATCACATAGTTCAATACAGTCATGAATCAAGCATCTCTTGTCTAATGGAAAACGAATCTTTCATTTTCCATACTGTCAATGGTAGAAGATTGAGCACTCATTGTCCATCATGGAGGGGAGTTATGCCAACTACAGTAAAGATACTGGAAG GTTGGGATGATTATAACCTTGACGTGAGATCTATACTCAAAGCAACAACACCACTGGGTGACACTGTTTTTATTTGCAATCCAGGAGGCGATAA aggAAATACGTACAACTGCTTCTTTTCAAACAACAATGGAAAGTCATGGACAG CGATGGACTCCTTGATTACAAACATTCGTTTTTACTCCACCATTTCTGAATCCATTTATGGCACAATGAATCGTGGCAAAAGTTATTTTCAGTTAAAACTAACTTATGGGGAGCTTGCACGTATTAAACCACTCAGTGATGTTGATTACAATTCCGTGTTTTCACAAGAAAGCAACATTCACACACAGTCGTTTAATAACATGGCTTTAACGGTTGTTAAAACAGAGACTCAGTTTGGATCAGAAGTTCAAG TTTCCTCACACGGCGTTTATCTTACGGTAAATGGAGTTTTAAAGAAGGTTTTCGCATGGGGATATTAA